From a single Balearica regulorum gibbericeps isolate bBalReg1 chromosome 11, bBalReg1.pri, whole genome shotgun sequence genomic region:
- the SHROOM4 gene encoding protein Shroom4 isoform X9 encodes MESLDQPSQAYYEGDPSPVDQGMYHSKRDSAYSSFSASSIASDCTLSLRPEEAASVDSGLQGTCKPPDGRYLTTGAESPASRHPEAWRAPVPPQPPVRRDSLRAAPASGGDRRRVSVSADMLHAKGRWISDTFLCQRDGEVEAVGGRMPAPYPTKDRLSADQYYMLSSHPDRCPAEPLLGENTEPGDRLYPDGSMHRVPDAAAAGDKLLLSPLKSHMPHRHSAPEQLLASQLRSLQVGTGSGRASPAPDGHRWTLSPLHPEGSRPGATGATEDPPLCPEPCRRPPPCRCCPEPQRACRQDGQGASPVRGTEGLAEEESRAAGRRAGGPPHRSAQMRRRSDRFATSLRNEIQRRKAQLQKSRGPGAPMPSEEPVDEAEEPPEGSVPAEGPRAPAERLSPGPSEDGRNPGRSGDRGIPTPDPLPVPKGPPSPERVVPTGRGRWRWSPERKLQRQRSPSPGELEGYSQGPAAPSSPPRDDDEAVLLPFADRRRFFEESSRPAPPRHCKPPAGDPGAFQPPGPERRDARRLSVDQPYGSPSPGRPGSASPYAECCREQPPCYKPLGRPGELEYLRGFSYPYGGPVRPEPCRYCGGDLCPPPLPRGHACRCHPQPWVRCSDCCCPAPRPGREESDAWPPRRAFAPEFPPDEWEPPATTRKASQSISELSHYQLGFPRLGPFRPCFESAEPEWPPCYRATSTHDLLWDGNRLAHSAESPPDSLHRPLRGRAFSESHLNLEPTSPRGRDRRDLLRAKLDPPGVPKKKGPPPPRPPPPNWEKYRQRRTSQHLPDGSGHGSAFTATPVPTCSITEAVRERSQSFTGEQGGRSRGHAARPPAPPGAWPRPEPSGSLHRTPEPDAGSTEICSRAVGAGEDRPKMKHPWEMEEQPQRLGWNQERAWAGPRGAGECSLPLHGGPSPATPGAPKRSPGAVEGASCRGGRPQPHRVDSEELLWDVAGRDRALAGILAPSAPLGTEVMGNLLVAGERQAWREHFQEDWRLEALAQDRQGFEPISPPPGSTASSISYPAYYGVAAGRAEPLSKVKELPEVVEGSSEDDEEEVDHELVEKKLQLIESLSRKLAVLREAQRGLQEDISANGALGEDVAARLQALCTPGEFDKYRLFVGDLDKVVNLLLSLSGRLARVETALDSLGPHAPAEDKVALQEKQRLLAEQLEDAKELKEHVGRREEAVGAMVARYLPTEHLQDYQHFVKMKSALIAEQRELEEKIKLGQEQLRCLRESLGQAPKGC; translated from the exons ATGGAGAGCCTGGACCAGCCCAGCCAGGCCTACTATGAAGGGGACCCCTCACCCGTTGACCAGGGCATGTACCACAGCAAGCGGGACTCGGCCTACAGCTCCTTCTCTGCCAGCTCCATCGCCTCCGACTGCACTCTCTCCCTCCGCCCTGAGGAGGCTGCCTCTGTCGACTCTGGCCTCCAAGGCACCTGCAAGCCCCCCGACGGGCGCTACTTGACCACGGGGGCCGAGTCACCCGCCAGCCGGCACCCCGAGGCCTGGCGGGCgcctgtgcccccccagccccctgtcAGGAGGGACAGCCTGCGGGCAGCCCCGGCCAGCGGAGGGGACAGGCGCCGGGTGTCTGTGTCGGCTGACATGCTGCATGCCAAAGGCCGCTGGATCTCCGATACCTTCCTctgccagcgggacggggaggtgGAGGCAGTGGGTGGGAGGATGCCGGCGCCGTACCCCACGAAGGACCGTCTCTCTGCTGACCAGTACTACATGCTGAGCTCCCACCCGGACCGGTGCCCAGCCGAGCCACTCCTGGGGGAGAACACGGAGCCAGGCGACCGGCTGTACCCAGATGGCAGCATGCACCGAGTGCcagatgctgcagcagcaggtgacAAACTGCTGCTCTCCCCCCTCAAGAGCCACATGCCGCACCGGCACAGCGCTCCCGAGCAGCTGCTGGCCTCCCAGCTCCGCTCCCTCCAGGTGGGCACTGGCAGCGGGCGAGCCTCACCAGCCCCCGACGGGCACCGCTGGACCCTTTCCCCTCTGCACCCCGAGGGCAGCCGGCCAGGGGCCACAGGGGCCACCGAGGATCCTCCGCTCTGCCCAGAGCCGTGCCGCCGTCCGCCACCCTGCCGCTGCTGCCCTGAGCCACAGCGAGCCTGCAGGCAGGACGGGCAGGGGGCCAGCCCAGTGCGCGGCACCGAGGGGCTGGCGGAGGAGGAGAgccgggcagcggggcggcgggcTGGGGGTCCTCCCCACCGCTCTGCTCAGATGCGCCGTCGCAGCGATCGCTTCGCCACCAGCCTGCGCAACGAGATCCAGCGGCGCAAAGCCCAGCTGCAGAAGAGCCGGGGTCCCGGCGCCCCGATGCCTAGCGAGGAGCCGGTGGATGAGGCAGAGGAGCCCCCCGAGGGCAGCGTGCCGGCAGAGGGACCTCGCGCCCCAGCTGAGCGGTTGAGCCCCGGCCCGAGTGAGGACGGCAGGAACCCAGGCCGCTCGGGGGACCGGGGCATCCCCACCCCTGACCCGCTGCCAGTTCCCAAAGGGCCCCCATCGCCCGAGCGGGTGGTGCCGACGGGCCGGGGCCGCTGGCGCTGGTCCCCGGAGCGCAAGCTGCAACGGCAGCGCTCGCCCAGCCCCGGTGAGCTGGAGGGCTACAGCCAGGGGCCGGCGGCCCCCAGCTCCCCGCCACGGGATGACGACGaggctgtcctcctgccctTCGCCGACCGTCGCCGGTTCTTCGAGGAGAGCAGCCGGCCAGCGCCACCCCGGCACTGCAAGCCCCCGGCAGGTGATCCTGGTGCCTTccagccccccggccccgagCGCCGGGATGCACGCCGCCTCTCCGTGGACCAGCCCTACGGCTCTCCCTCACCCGGCCGCCccggctctgccagcccctATGCCGAGTGCTGCCGGGAGCAGCCCCCTTGCTACAAACCGCTGGGGAGGCCGGGGGAGCTGGAGTACCTGCGGGGCTTCTCCTATCCCTACGGGGGTCCTGTGCGCCCTGAGCCCTGCCGCTACTGCGGGGGTGACCTGTGCCCCCCGCCGCTACCCCGTGGCCATGCCTGCCGctgccacccccagccctgggtgCGCTGTTCTgactgctgctgcccagccccccGCCCTGGGCGGGAGGAGAGTGATGCCTGGCCCCCTCGGAGAGCTTTCGCCCCG GAATTTCCTCCGGATGAGTGGGAACCACCAGCAACAACCAGGAAAGCCAGCCAGTCCATCAG TGAGCTCTCCCACTACCAACTGGGCTTTCCGAGGCTTGGCCCCTTCCGCCCTTGCTTCGAGAGTGCCGAGCCAGAGTGGCCACCCTGCTACCGGGCCACGTCCACACACGACCTTCTGTGGGATGGCAACCGCCTGGCCCACTCCGCTGAAAGCCCCCCGGATTCCCTGCACCGCCCACTGCGGGGCAGAGCCTTCTCTGAGAGCCATCTCAACCTGGAGCCCACCAGCCCCCGGGGCCGTGACCGAAGGGACCTTCTACGTGCCAAGCTGGACCCACCAGGTGTCCCAAAAAAGAAGGgccccccacctccccgcccgcctccccccaACTGGGAGAAATACAGGCAGCGCAGGACATCCCAGCACTTGCCGGATGGCTCTGGGCATGGCTCTGCCTTCACCGCCACCCCAGTGCCGACCTGCAGCATCACTGAGGCCGTGCGTGAGCGGTCGCAGAGTTTCACCGGGGAGCAGGGGGGCCGGTCCCGGGGGCACGCTGCTCgcccccctgccccaccagGTGCCTGGCCCCGACCTGAGCCCTCTGGATCACTCCACCGGACACCCGAGCCCGATGCTGGCAGCACCGAGATTTGCAG CAGGGCAGTGGGGGCCGGGGAGGACCGGCCGAAGATGAAGCACCCCTGGGAGATGGAGGAGCAGCCCCAAAGGCTCGGCTGGAATCAGGAGCGGGCCTGGGCTGGCCCCCGTGGGGCGGGTGAGTGCTCCCTGCCCCTGCATGGTGGCCCCAGCCCCGCCACCCCAGGGGCACCCAAGCGCAGCCCCGGAGCCGTGGAGGGGGCGAGCTGCCGTGGGGGCCGGCCCCAGCCTCACCGTGTGGACTcagaggagctgctgtgggACGTGGCAGGCAGGGACCGCGCCCTGGCTGGCATCCTGGCACCCTCGGCCCCCCTTGGCACCGAGGTGATGGGCAATCTGCTGGTGGCAGGGGAGCGGCAGGCCTGGCGGGAGCATTTCCAGGAGGACTGGCGCCtggaggccctggcacaggacAG GCAGGGATTCGAGCCCATCTCGCCACCCCCTGGGAGCACCGCCAGCTCCATCTCCTACCCAGCGTATTACGGCgtggcagcaggcagagccgaGCCACTCAGCAAGGTGAAGGAGCTGCCGGAGGTGGTGGAGGGAAGCTCGGAGGATGATGAGGAGGAGGTGGACCATGAGCTGGTGGAGAAGAAG CTGCAGCTGATTGAGAGCCTGAGCCGCAAGCTGGCGGTGCTGCGGGAGGCACAGCGGGGGCTGCAGGAAGACATCAGCGCCAATGGGGCCCTGGGCGAGGATGTGGCTGCCCGCCTGCAAGCCCTCTGCACCCCGGGGGAGTTTGACAAGTACCGCCTCTTCGTGGGTGACCTGGACAAGGTGGTTAacctcctgctctccctctcGGGGCGTCTGGCCCGGGTGGAGACTGCCCTGGACAGCCTGGGGCCACACGCCCCCGCCGAGGACAAG GTGGccctgcaggagaagcagcGGCTGCTGGCGGAGCAGCTGGAGGACGCCAAGGAGCTGAAGGAGCATGtggggcggcgggaggaggcggTGGGTGCCATGGTGGCGCGGTACCTGCCCACCGAGCACCTTCAGGACTACCAGCACTTCGTCAAGATGAAGTCAGCCCTCATTGCCGAGCAGCGGGAGCTGGAGGAAAAGATCAAGCTGGGCCAGGAGCAGCTCCGCTGCCTGCGTGAGAGCCTTGGCCAGGCCCCCAAGGGCTGTTAG
- the SHROOM4 gene encoding protein Shroom4 isoform X7 yields MHCPADAFSLSWPSGCDVSELSLQWNPLSRHCSTDQSSSIGSMESLDQPSQAYYEGDPSPVDQGMYHSKRDSAYSSFSASSIASDCTLSLRPEEAASVDSGLQGTCKPPDGRYLTTGAESPASRHPEAWRAPVPPQPPVRRDSLRAAPASGGDRRRVSVSADMLHAKGRWISDTFLCQRDGEVEAVGGRMPAPYPTKDRLSADQYYMLSSHPDRCPAEPLLGENTEPGDRLYPDGSMHRVPDAAAAGDKLLLSPLKSHMPHRHSAPEQLLASQLRSLQVGTGSGRASPAPDGHRWTLSPLHPEGSRPGATGATEDPPLCPEPCRRPPPCRCCPEPQRACRQDGQGASPVRGTEGLAEEESRAAGRRAGGPPHRSAQMRRRSDRFATSLRNEIQRRKAQLQKSRGPGAPMPSEEPVDEAEEPPEGSVPAEGPRAPAERLSPGPSEDGRNPGRSGDRGIPTPDPLPVPKGPPSPERVVPTGRGRWRWSPERKLQRQRSPSPGELEGYSQGPAAPSSPPRDDDEAVLLPFADRRRFFEESSRPAPPRHCKPPAGDPGAFQPPGPERRDARRLSVDQPYGSPSPGRPGSASPYAECCREQPPCYKPLGRPGELEYLRGFSYPYGGPVRPEPCRYCGGDLCPPPLPRGHACRCHPQPWVRCSDCCCPAPRPGREESDAWPPRRAFAPEFPPDEWEPPATTRKASQSISELSHYQLGFPRLGPFRPCFESAEPEWPPCYRATSTHDLLWDGNRLAHSAESPPDSLHRPLRGRAFSESHLNLEPTSPRGRDRRDLLRAKLDPPGVPKKKGPPPPRPPPPNWEKYRQRRTSQHLPDGSGHGSAFTATPVPTCSITEAVRERSQSFTGEQGGRSRGHAARPPAPPGAWPRPEPSGSLHRTPEPDAGSTEICSRAVGAGEDRPKMKHPWEMEEQPQRLGWNQERAWAGPRGAGECSLPLHGGPSPATPGAPKRSPGAVEGASCRGGRPQPHRVDSEELLWDVAGRDRALAGILAPSAPLGTEVMGNLLVAGERQAWREHFQEDWRLEALAQDRQGFEPISPPPGSTASSISYPAYYGVAAGRAEPLSKVKELPEVVEGSSEDDEEEVDHELVEKKLQLIESLSRKLAVLREAQRGLQEDISANGALGEDVAARLQALCTPGEFDKYRLFVGDLDKVVNLLLSLSGRLARVETALDSLGPHAPAEDKVALQEKQRLLAEQLEDAKELKEHVGRREEAVGAMVARYLPTEHLQDYQHFVKMKSALIAEQRELEEKIKLGQEQLRCLRESLGQAPKGC; encoded by the exons ATGCACTGCCCTGCTGATGCCTTCAGCCTCTCCTGGCCCTCAGGTTGTGATGTCAG CGAGCTGTCCCTGCAGTGGAACCCGCTGTCCCGGCACTGCAGCACCGACCAGAGCAGCTCCATTGGGAGCATGGAGAGCCTGGACCAGCCCAGCCAGGCCTACTATGAAGGGGACCCCTCACCCGTTGACCAGGGCATGTACCACAGCAAGCGGGACTCGGCCTACAGCTCCTTCTCTGCCAGCTCCATCGCCTCCGACTGCACTCTCTCCCTCCGCCCTGAGGAGGCTGCCTCTGTCGACTCTGGCCTCCAAGGCACCTGCAAGCCCCCCGACGGGCGCTACTTGACCACGGGGGCCGAGTCACCCGCCAGCCGGCACCCCGAGGCCTGGCGGGCgcctgtgcccccccagccccctgtcAGGAGGGACAGCCTGCGGGCAGCCCCGGCCAGCGGAGGGGACAGGCGCCGGGTGTCTGTGTCGGCTGACATGCTGCATGCCAAAGGCCGCTGGATCTCCGATACCTTCCTctgccagcgggacggggaggtgGAGGCAGTGGGTGGGAGGATGCCGGCGCCGTACCCCACGAAGGACCGTCTCTCTGCTGACCAGTACTACATGCTGAGCTCCCACCCGGACCGGTGCCCAGCCGAGCCACTCCTGGGGGAGAACACGGAGCCAGGCGACCGGCTGTACCCAGATGGCAGCATGCACCGAGTGCcagatgctgcagcagcaggtgacAAACTGCTGCTCTCCCCCCTCAAGAGCCACATGCCGCACCGGCACAGCGCTCCCGAGCAGCTGCTGGCCTCCCAGCTCCGCTCCCTCCAGGTGGGCACTGGCAGCGGGCGAGCCTCACCAGCCCCCGACGGGCACCGCTGGACCCTTTCCCCTCTGCACCCCGAGGGCAGCCGGCCAGGGGCCACAGGGGCCACCGAGGATCCTCCGCTCTGCCCAGAGCCGTGCCGCCGTCCGCCACCCTGCCGCTGCTGCCCTGAGCCACAGCGAGCCTGCAGGCAGGACGGGCAGGGGGCCAGCCCAGTGCGCGGCACCGAGGGGCTGGCGGAGGAGGAGAgccgggcagcggggcggcgggcTGGGGGTCCTCCCCACCGCTCTGCTCAGATGCGCCGTCGCAGCGATCGCTTCGCCACCAGCCTGCGCAACGAGATCCAGCGGCGCAAAGCCCAGCTGCAGAAGAGCCGGGGTCCCGGCGCCCCGATGCCTAGCGAGGAGCCGGTGGATGAGGCAGAGGAGCCCCCCGAGGGCAGCGTGCCGGCAGAGGGACCTCGCGCCCCAGCTGAGCGGTTGAGCCCCGGCCCGAGTGAGGACGGCAGGAACCCAGGCCGCTCGGGGGACCGGGGCATCCCCACCCCTGACCCGCTGCCAGTTCCCAAAGGGCCCCCATCGCCCGAGCGGGTGGTGCCGACGGGCCGGGGCCGCTGGCGCTGGTCCCCGGAGCGCAAGCTGCAACGGCAGCGCTCGCCCAGCCCCGGTGAGCTGGAGGGCTACAGCCAGGGGCCGGCGGCCCCCAGCTCCCCGCCACGGGATGACGACGaggctgtcctcctgccctTCGCCGACCGTCGCCGGTTCTTCGAGGAGAGCAGCCGGCCAGCGCCACCCCGGCACTGCAAGCCCCCGGCAGGTGATCCTGGTGCCTTccagccccccggccccgagCGCCGGGATGCACGCCGCCTCTCCGTGGACCAGCCCTACGGCTCTCCCTCACCCGGCCGCCccggctctgccagcccctATGCCGAGTGCTGCCGGGAGCAGCCCCCTTGCTACAAACCGCTGGGGAGGCCGGGGGAGCTGGAGTACCTGCGGGGCTTCTCCTATCCCTACGGGGGTCCTGTGCGCCCTGAGCCCTGCCGCTACTGCGGGGGTGACCTGTGCCCCCCGCCGCTACCCCGTGGCCATGCCTGCCGctgccacccccagccctgggtgCGCTGTTCTgactgctgctgcccagccccccGCCCTGGGCGGGAGGAGAGTGATGCCTGGCCCCCTCGGAGAGCTTTCGCCCCG GAATTTCCTCCGGATGAGTGGGAACCACCAGCAACAACCAGGAAAGCCAGCCAGTCCATCAG TGAGCTCTCCCACTACCAACTGGGCTTTCCGAGGCTTGGCCCCTTCCGCCCTTGCTTCGAGAGTGCCGAGCCAGAGTGGCCACCCTGCTACCGGGCCACGTCCACACACGACCTTCTGTGGGATGGCAACCGCCTGGCCCACTCCGCTGAAAGCCCCCCGGATTCCCTGCACCGCCCACTGCGGGGCAGAGCCTTCTCTGAGAGCCATCTCAACCTGGAGCCCACCAGCCCCCGGGGCCGTGACCGAAGGGACCTTCTACGTGCCAAGCTGGACCCACCAGGTGTCCCAAAAAAGAAGGgccccccacctccccgcccgcctccccccaACTGGGAGAAATACAGGCAGCGCAGGACATCCCAGCACTTGCCGGATGGCTCTGGGCATGGCTCTGCCTTCACCGCCACCCCAGTGCCGACCTGCAGCATCACTGAGGCCGTGCGTGAGCGGTCGCAGAGTTTCACCGGGGAGCAGGGGGGCCGGTCCCGGGGGCACGCTGCTCgcccccctgccccaccagGTGCCTGGCCCCGACCTGAGCCCTCTGGATCACTCCACCGGACACCCGAGCCCGATGCTGGCAGCACCGAGATTTGCAG CAGGGCAGTGGGGGCCGGGGAGGACCGGCCGAAGATGAAGCACCCCTGGGAGATGGAGGAGCAGCCCCAAAGGCTCGGCTGGAATCAGGAGCGGGCCTGGGCTGGCCCCCGTGGGGCGGGTGAGTGCTCCCTGCCCCTGCATGGTGGCCCCAGCCCCGCCACCCCAGGGGCACCCAAGCGCAGCCCCGGAGCCGTGGAGGGGGCGAGCTGCCGTGGGGGCCGGCCCCAGCCTCACCGTGTGGACTcagaggagctgctgtgggACGTGGCAGGCAGGGACCGCGCCCTGGCTGGCATCCTGGCACCCTCGGCCCCCCTTGGCACCGAGGTGATGGGCAATCTGCTGGTGGCAGGGGAGCGGCAGGCCTGGCGGGAGCATTTCCAGGAGGACTGGCGCCtggaggccctggcacaggacAG GCAGGGATTCGAGCCCATCTCGCCACCCCCTGGGAGCACCGCCAGCTCCATCTCCTACCCAGCGTATTACGGCgtggcagcaggcagagccgaGCCACTCAGCAAGGTGAAGGAGCTGCCGGAGGTGGTGGAGGGAAGCTCGGAGGATGATGAGGAGGAGGTGGACCATGAGCTGGTGGAGAAGAAG CTGCAGCTGATTGAGAGCCTGAGCCGCAAGCTGGCGGTGCTGCGGGAGGCACAGCGGGGGCTGCAGGAAGACATCAGCGCCAATGGGGCCCTGGGCGAGGATGTGGCTGCCCGCCTGCAAGCCCTCTGCACCCCGGGGGAGTTTGACAAGTACCGCCTCTTCGTGGGTGACCTGGACAAGGTGGTTAacctcctgctctccctctcGGGGCGTCTGGCCCGGGTGGAGACTGCCCTGGACAGCCTGGGGCCACACGCCCCCGCCGAGGACAAG GTGGccctgcaggagaagcagcGGCTGCTGGCGGAGCAGCTGGAGGACGCCAAGGAGCTGAAGGAGCATGtggggcggcgggaggaggcggTGGGTGCCATGGTGGCGCGGTACCTGCCCACCGAGCACCTTCAGGACTACCAGCACTTCGTCAAGATGAAGTCAGCCCTCATTGCCGAGCAGCGGGAGCTGGAGGAAAAGATCAAGCTGGGCCAGGAGCAGCTCCGCTGCCTGCGTGAGAGCCTTGGCCAGGCCCCCAAGGGCTGTTAG